In Roseisolibacter agri, the following proteins share a genomic window:
- a CDS encoding DUF350 domain-containing protein — protein MTYDLSTNLIAAVLFALLGIVIFVIAFVVVDKLTPGDLWHDIIRDKNTAMAIVMAGIAIGLSIIIAAAIH, from the coding sequence ATGACCTACGACCTCTCGACCAACCTGATCGCGGCGGTGCTGTTCGCGCTGCTCGGCATCGTCATCTTCGTGATCGCCTTCGTGGTGGTGGACAAGCTGACGCCGGGCGACCTGTGGCACGACATCATCCGCGACAAGAACACCGCGATGGCGATCGTGATGGCGGGGATCGCGATCGGGCTGTCCATCATCATCGCGGCGGCGATTCATTGA
- a CDS encoding META domain-containing protein, whose product MSTRVATAVLPLALAACVTAATGSSAAPIEDVDWRLLDVAGRPALVGPAAVRLRFQSDSGRAVGDGGCNRFGGPYVRDGASLRIGPLVSTRRACIDDAATRQESAVLRALEATRRHAVSGDTLVLSGDAGPLVRWVR is encoded by the coding sequence ATGTCGACCCGCGTCGCGACGGCCGTCCTCCCGCTCGCCCTCGCCGCCTGCGTCACCGCCGCCACCGGCAGCTCGGCCGCTCCGATCGAGGACGTCGACTGGCGGCTGCTCGACGTCGCGGGGCGGCCCGCGCTCGTGGGGCCGGCCGCGGTGCGCCTCCGCTTCCAGTCCGACAGCGGGCGCGCGGTCGGCGACGGCGGCTGCAACCGCTTCGGCGGCCCGTACGTGCGCGACGGCGCGTCGCTGCGCATCGGGCCGCTCGTCTCCACCCGGCGCGCCTGCATCGACGACGCGGCGACGCGGCAGGAGTCCGCCGTGCTGCGCGCGCTGGAGGCCACGCGCCGCCATGCCGTCAGCGGCGACACACTCGTGCTCTCGGGCGACGCGGGGCCGCTGGTGCGCTGGGTGCGCTGA
- the zwf gene encoding glucose-6-phosphate dehydrogenase, whose translation MSALTAPAEGSRHDDTRACDPAVFVIFGVTGDLSKRKILPALWANHRDGRTPAGCWIVGTSRDAALDDAAVQEIAREAALAAGGEPAAVEAWVKKYVGGVTGTAEDLTALKARVEAVEAAAGIPPRRVFYLSLPPTVFPAMIEALGRTGLSRAESGHDDGPDGGWSRLVIEKPFGHDLASARALNALIHRAFDERQVYRIDHYLGKETVQNLLVFRFANALFESLWNRDHIESVMITVAETLGIEGRAGYYEGAGQLRDMVQSHLSQLFALVAMEVPSRLDADAVRAEKLKVLRAVRSLVPDDAVFGQYEPGRIDGKDGPQDVPGYREEPGVAPSSRTETFAALTLHVENWRWQGVPFHLRTGKRMLRRLTEIEIKFRRAPVWMFRSGQADAAEQGAGMGTLHRNTLLLTLQPDEGFSLYIDVKAPGEPFRIHRLPLHFNYKEVFTVLPEAYQTLLLDVLQGDQTLFVHADEVETSWALYAPLLDGRRAVYPYPAGTWGPLEAARISSR comes from the coding sequence GTGAGCGCGCTGACGGCGCCGGCGGAGGGCAGCCGGCACGACGACACGCGCGCGTGCGATCCGGCGGTGTTCGTGATCTTCGGCGTCACGGGCGACCTGTCGAAGCGGAAGATCCTCCCCGCGCTGTGGGCCAACCATCGCGACGGGCGCACGCCGGCGGGCTGCTGGATCGTCGGCACGAGCCGCGACGCGGCGCTCGACGACGCGGCGGTGCAGGAGATCGCGCGCGAGGCCGCGCTGGCCGCCGGCGGCGAGCCGGCCGCGGTCGAGGCGTGGGTGAAGAAGTACGTCGGCGGCGTCACGGGCACCGCGGAGGATCTCACCGCGCTCAAGGCGCGCGTCGAGGCGGTGGAGGCGGCGGCCGGCATCCCGCCGCGCCGCGTGTTCTACCTCTCGCTGCCGCCGACGGTGTTCCCGGCGATGATCGAGGCGCTGGGGCGCACGGGGCTCTCGCGCGCGGAGTCGGGCCACGACGACGGCCCGGACGGCGGCTGGTCGCGGCTGGTGATCGAGAAGCCGTTCGGGCACGACCTCGCGAGCGCGCGCGCGCTGAACGCGCTGATCCACCGCGCCTTCGACGAGCGGCAGGTCTACCGCATCGACCACTACCTGGGCAAGGAGACGGTGCAGAACCTGCTCGTCTTCCGCTTCGCCAACGCGCTGTTCGAGTCGCTGTGGAACCGCGACCACATCGAGAGCGTGATGATCACGGTCGCGGAGACGCTCGGCATCGAGGGGCGCGCGGGGTACTACGAAGGGGCGGGACAGCTGCGCGACATGGTGCAGAGCCACCTGTCGCAGCTCTTCGCGCTGGTGGCGATGGAGGTGCCGTCGCGGCTGGACGCCGACGCGGTGCGCGCCGAGAAGCTGAAGGTGCTGCGCGCGGTGCGGTCGCTGGTGCCGGACGACGCGGTGTTCGGGCAGTACGAGCCGGGGCGCATCGACGGGAAGGACGGGCCGCAGGACGTGCCGGGCTACCGCGAGGAGCCGGGCGTGGCGCCGAGCTCGCGCACGGAGACGTTCGCGGCGCTGACGCTGCACGTCGAGAACTGGCGCTGGCAGGGCGTGCCGTTCCACCTGCGCACGGGCAAGCGGATGCTGCGCCGGCTGACGGAGATCGAGATCAAGTTCCGCCGCGCGCCGGTGTGGATGTTCCGCTCGGGGCAGGCCGACGCGGCCGAGCAGGGCGCGGGGATGGGGACGCTGCACCGCAACACGCTGCTGCTGACGCTCCAGCCGGACGAGGGGTTCAGCCTCTACATCGACGTGAAGGCGCCGGGCGAGCCGTTCCGCATCCACCGGCTGCCGCTGCACTTCAACTACAAGGAAGTGTTCACGGTGCTGCCCGAGGCGTACCAGACGCTCCTGCTGGACGTGCTGCAGGGCGACCAGACGCTGTTCGTGCACGCCGACGAGGTGGAGACCAGCTGGGCGCTGTACGCGCCGCTGCTGGACGGGCGGCGCGCGGTCTATCCCTATCCCGCCGGGACGTGGGGCCCGCTCGAGGCGGCGCGCATCTCGTCGCGATGA
- the pgl gene encoding 6-phosphogluconolactonase gives MSAPHDQRIRPELVVLADADAVADEAATRVAAAMREAVAARGQCVLALSGGSTPRRLHARLVAMGAEALPWAQTYIVFGDERCVPPDDSASNFGMARETLLAHVPVPDAQVLRMEGERPPADGAERYEATLRALATRLGVAEEDALFDVVLLGMGADGHTASLFPGDAALDETTRWVLDVCAPATYAPRDRLTLTLPALSRARTVLVLAGGAEKRDAVAHALRGDADARETLPVARVRGRARTTWLLDRVAAGHA, from the coding sequence ATGTCCGCCCCCCACGACCAACGCATTCGACCGGAACTCGTCGTCCTCGCCGACGCCGACGCCGTAGCCGACGAGGCGGCGACGCGCGTGGCCGCGGCGATGCGCGAGGCGGTCGCGGCGCGCGGACAGTGCGTGCTCGCGCTCTCGGGCGGCAGCACGCCGCGCAGGCTGCACGCGCGGCTGGTGGCGATGGGCGCCGAAGCGCTGCCGTGGGCGCAGACGTACATCGTCTTCGGCGACGAGCGGTGCGTCCCGCCCGACGACTCCGCCAGCAACTTCGGCATGGCGCGCGAGACGCTGCTGGCGCACGTGCCGGTGCCCGACGCACAGGTGCTGCGCATGGAGGGCGAGCGCCCGCCCGCCGACGGCGCCGAGCGCTACGAGGCCACGCTCCGCGCGCTCGCGACGCGGCTCGGCGTCGCCGAGGAAGACGCGCTGTTCGACGTCGTCCTGCTGGGCATGGGCGCCGACGGGCACACGGCGTCGCTCTTCCCCGGCGATGCGGCGCTCGACGAGACGACGCGCTGGGTGCTCGACGTCTGCGCGCCCGCGACGTACGCGCCGCGCGACCGGCTGACGCTCACCCTCCCGGCACTCTCGCGCGCGCGCACGGTGCTGGTGCTCGCCGGCGGGGCCGAGAAGCGCGACGCGGTCGCGCACGCGCTCCGCGGCGACGCCGATGCGCGCGAGACGCTGCCCGTGGCCCGCGTACGTGGCCGCGCGCGCACGACGTGGCTGCTGGACCGCGTCGCGGCGGGCCACGCGTGA
- a CDS encoding polyamine aminopropyltransferase — MESKAESARPMAVALFVTVLLIAACGLVYELVAGALASYLLGDSVTQFSTVIGTYLFAMGIGSWLSRYVGRGIVARFVTIELLVAVVGGFSSTLLFLAFAYTDAFRLTLYLLVGVIGTLVGLEVPLLMRILRHQFDFKDVVANVLTFDYLGALGASLLFPLVLVPRLGLVRAALLFGLVNALVAVWSIWLFRDRLGARRGLVAASAVVLLLLTAGMWRAERITQLAEESLYADDVVLARNTRYQRIVLTAWKDDLRLFLNGHLQFSSRDEYRYHEALVHPGLSALPNARRVLVLGGGDGLAVREILRYPGVREVVLVDLDPAMTQLFTTHPRLTALNANALKDPRVRVVNDDAFVWLAASPDVFDFVVVDFPDPSNYAVGKLYTVAFYRLLARHVSRDGLAVVQSTSPLFARRSYWSIVATLRAAGMATYPYHLYVPSFGEWGFALVRPNGGEGYVPPATLPAGLRYLTPRELPQLFAFATDMLPVPARPNRLNDQALVRYYEEDWAAMNR, encoded by the coding sequence ATGGAATCCAAGGCAGAGAGTGCTCGTCCAATGGCGGTGGCGTTGTTCGTCACCGTGTTGTTGATCGCCGCCTGCGGGCTCGTCTACGAGCTCGTCGCCGGCGCGCTCGCCAGCTACCTGCTCGGCGACAGCGTCACGCAGTTCTCGACGGTCATCGGGACGTACCTGTTCGCGATGGGCATCGGCAGCTGGCTGTCGCGCTACGTCGGCCGCGGGATCGTGGCGCGCTTCGTCACCATCGAGCTGCTGGTGGCGGTCGTGGGCGGGTTCAGCTCGACGCTGCTCTTCCTGGCGTTCGCGTACACGGACGCGTTCCGGCTGACGCTCTACCTGCTGGTGGGCGTGATCGGCACGCTGGTGGGGCTGGAGGTGCCGCTGCTGATGCGCATCCTGCGCCACCAGTTCGACTTCAAGGACGTCGTCGCGAACGTCCTCACCTTCGACTACCTGGGCGCGCTCGGCGCGTCGCTGCTCTTTCCGCTGGTGCTGGTGCCGCGGCTGGGGCTCGTGCGCGCGGCGCTGCTGTTCGGGCTCGTCAACGCGCTGGTCGCGGTGTGGAGCATCTGGCTCTTCCGCGACCGGCTGGGCGCGCGCCGCGGGCTGGTCGCCGCGAGCGCGGTCGTGCTGCTCCTGCTCACCGCCGGCATGTGGCGCGCCGAGCGGATCACGCAGTTGGCCGAGGAGAGCCTGTACGCGGACGACGTCGTGCTGGCACGCAACACGCGCTACCAGCGCATCGTGCTCACCGCGTGGAAGGACGACCTGCGGCTCTTCCTCAACGGGCACCTGCAGTTCTCGTCGCGCGACGAGTACCGCTACCACGAGGCGCTCGTGCATCCGGGGCTGAGCGCGCTCCCGAACGCGCGACGCGTGCTGGTGCTGGGCGGCGGCGACGGGCTCGCGGTGCGCGAGATCCTGCGCTACCCGGGCGTGCGGGAGGTCGTGCTGGTGGACCTCGACCCGGCGATGACGCAGCTGTTCACGACGCACCCGCGGCTGACGGCGCTGAACGCGAACGCGCTGAAGGACCCGCGCGTGCGCGTGGTGAACGACGACGCCTTCGTCTGGCTGGCCGCGAGCCCCGACGTGTTCGACTTCGTCGTCGTCGACTTCCCCGACCCGTCGAACTACGCGGTGGGGAAGCTGTACACGGTGGCGTTCTACCGCCTGCTGGCGCGCCACGTGAGCCGCGACGGGCTGGCGGTGGTGCAGAGCACCTCGCCGCTGTTCGCGCGCCGCTCGTACTGGAGCATCGTGGCCACGCTGCGCGCGGCGGGGATGGCGACCTATCCGTACCACCTCTACGTGCCGTCGTTCGGCGAGTGGGGCTTCGCGCTCGTGCGCCCGAACGGCGGCGAGGGCTACGTGCCGCCCGCGACGCTGCCCGCGGGGCTGCGGTATCTCACGCCGCGCGAGCTGCCGCAGCTGTTCGCGTTCGCGACCGACATGCTGCCCGTGCCCGCGCGCCCGAACCGCCTCAACGACCAGGCGCTGGTCCGGTACTACGAGGAAGATTGGGCAGCGATGAATCGATGA
- a CDS encoding SPFH domain-containing protein translates to MGLGGFFRKQFIDVIQWTESEQGVLAWRFPMADMEIQNGASLTVRESQLAVFVNEGRVADTFQPGRYTLGTQTLPLLTNLMNWDKFFESPFKSDVYFFSTRVQTAQRWGTQNPVTIRDKDFGMVRLRAFGMYSWRVADPVAFMQAMSGTREEYRVADVEPHLKNLVVSRMSEAFAQSAVPFLDMAANTFAVGKAIEAQLAPAFKELGLALESFTVENLSLPEELQKRLDERIGMNMVGNLGDYTRFQAAQAIPIAAANEGGGGVAGLGAGLGAGAIIGQSMAQAMGGGGQAPPPPTAPGGVPTPPSGPPTGAGMSPGAPADAPASRAAGADTKFCMHCGKSIPRSAKFCPECGGTQE, encoded by the coding sequence ATGGGCCTCGGCGGCTTCTTCCGCAAGCAGTTCATCGACGTCATCCAGTGGACCGAGAGCGAGCAGGGCGTGCTCGCCTGGCGGTTCCCGATGGCCGACATGGAGATCCAGAACGGCGCCTCGCTCACCGTCCGCGAGTCGCAGCTGGCCGTCTTCGTGAACGAGGGGCGCGTCGCCGACACGTTCCAGCCCGGCCGCTACACGCTCGGCACGCAGACGCTGCCGCTGCTCACGAACCTCATGAACTGGGACAAGTTCTTCGAGTCCCCGTTCAAGTCCGACGTCTACTTCTTCTCCACGCGCGTGCAGACCGCGCAGCGCTGGGGGACGCAGAACCCCGTCACCATCCGCGACAAGGACTTCGGGATGGTGCGGCTGCGCGCGTTCGGCATGTACAGCTGGCGCGTCGCCGACCCGGTGGCCTTCATGCAGGCGATGAGCGGCACGCGCGAGGAGTACCGCGTCGCCGACGTCGAGCCGCACCTGAAGAACCTCGTCGTCTCGCGCATGTCCGAGGCGTTCGCGCAGAGCGCGGTGCCGTTCCTCGACATGGCGGCCAACACCTTCGCCGTCGGCAAGGCGATCGAGGCGCAGCTCGCGCCCGCGTTCAAGGAGCTCGGCCTCGCGCTGGAGTCGTTCACCGTCGAGAACCTGTCGCTCCCCGAGGAGCTGCAGAAGCGGCTCGACGAGCGCATCGGCATGAACATGGTCGGCAACCTGGGCGACTACACGCGCTTCCAGGCCGCGCAGGCGATCCCGATCGCCGCCGCCAACGAGGGCGGCGGCGGCGTGGCCGGCCTGGGCGCGGGGCTTGGCGCCGGCGCGATCATCGGGCAGTCGATGGCGCAGGCGATGGGCGGTGGCGGTCAGGCCCCGCCGCCGCCGACCGCGCCCGGTGGCGTGCCCACGCCGCCGAGCGGGCCGCCGACCGGCGCCGGGATGTCGCCCGGCGCGCCGGCCGACGCGCCGGCGTCGCGCGCCGCGGGCGCCGACACGAAGTTCTGCATGCACTGCGGCAAGTCGATCCCGCGCAGCGCCAAGTTCTGCCCGGAGTGCGGAGGGACCCAGGAGTGA
- a CDS encoding DUF4178 domain-containing protein encodes MAAPALTARAVRALSCPSCGAAIVLRGFAWTQTVACASCTAVLDAKDPNLAILQGAAARMRVAPLIPLGARGEWRGAPYEVIGFQQRTIRSGGGTWSWREYLLFNPYHGFRYLTEYDGHWNDVVPLQALPEVGGLAHPVARYGGESFRHFQTARVETTFVIGEFPWEVRTGDHVEVRDYVAPPRALSAESTDDETTWSLGTYVDGDAVWRAFKVEGKPPAPKGIYSNQPSPHRGKVAALWTTFAVLVALLMVTLLGRAVTARNAEAFSRQYVFRGTSADVAAPTSAIDSVTRGAGTAFVTPAFTLDGAQSNVVVETDASVDNQWLYVEYALINEATGQVYDFGREVSYYSGTDSDGRWSEGSRTDRARIGAVPGGRYFLRVEPSGDAAGRSIAYTVRVRRDVPNLVYYLLGLIALAIPPVLGTLRAASFETRRWAESDHAPSSSDDEDDDE; translated from the coding sequence ATGGCCGCTCCCGCGCTGACCGCGCGCGCCGTCCGCGCGCTGAGCTGCCCCAGCTGCGGCGCGGCGATCGTGCTGCGCGGCTTCGCGTGGACGCAGACCGTCGCCTGCGCGAGCTGCACCGCGGTGCTCGACGCGAAGGACCCGAACCTCGCGATCCTCCAGGGCGCCGCCGCGCGCATGCGCGTCGCGCCGCTGATCCCGCTCGGCGCCCGCGGCGAGTGGCGCGGCGCGCCGTACGAGGTGATCGGCTTCCAGCAGCGCACGATCCGCTCGGGCGGGGGGACGTGGTCGTGGCGCGAGTACCTGCTGTTCAACCCGTACCACGGCTTCCGCTACCTCACCGAGTACGACGGCCACTGGAACGACGTCGTGCCGCTGCAGGCGCTGCCCGAGGTGGGCGGGCTCGCGCACCCGGTCGCGCGCTACGGCGGCGAGAGCTTCAGGCACTTCCAGACGGCGCGCGTCGAGACGACGTTCGTGATCGGCGAGTTCCCGTGGGAGGTGCGCACGGGCGACCACGTCGAGGTGCGCGACTACGTGGCGCCGCCGCGCGCGCTGAGCGCCGAGTCGACCGACGACGAGACGACGTGGTCGCTGGGGACGTACGTCGACGGCGACGCGGTCTGGCGCGCCTTCAAGGTCGAGGGGAAGCCGCCCGCGCCGAAGGGCATCTACAGCAACCAGCCGTCGCCCCACAGGGGGAAGGTGGCGGCGCTGTGGACGACGTTCGCGGTGCTCGTCGCGCTGCTGATGGTGACGCTGCTCGGCCGCGCGGTCACCGCGCGCAACGCGGAGGCGTTCTCGCGGCAGTACGTCTTCCGCGGCACGTCGGCGGACGTCGCGGCGCCCACGTCGGCGATCGACTCGGTGACGCGCGGCGCGGGGACGGCCTTCGTGACGCCCGCGTTCACGCTGGACGGCGCGCAGTCCAACGTCGTCGTCGAGACCGACGCGAGCGTGGACAACCAGTGGCTCTACGTGGAGTACGCGCTGATCAACGAGGCCACCGGGCAGGTGTACGACTTCGGCCGCGAGGTGAGCTACTACAGCGGCACCGACAGCGACGGCCGATGGAGCGAGGGCTCGCGCACCGACCGTGCGCGCATCGGCGCGGTGCCGGGCGGGCGCTACTTCCTGCGCGTCGAGCCGTCGGGCGACGCGGCGGGGCGCAGCATCGCGTACACGGTGCGCGTGCGCCGCGACGTCCCGAACCTCGTCTACTACCTGCTCGGCCTGATCGCGCTGGCGATCCCGCCGGTGCTCGGCACGCTGCGCGCGGCGAGCTTCGAGACCCGGCGGTGGGCGGAGAGCGACCACGCGCCTTCCAGCAGCGACGACGAGGACGACGACGAATGA
- a CDS encoding DUF4178 domain-containing protein: MTGRTANCPNCGAPVLFIWSGAVQTTCAYCQSVLVRHDVDLMRVGTVGDVPPDASPIQRGATGRWRNRGFTVVGRIVYEHARGAWSEWHLRFDDGKGGWLSDAQLEWAVTELVEPTPALPRDPLGQGRGIMRGMTLQHGGEMYTVTSVTRARYRGVEGELPFVYWDKAEVPFADLRTPSARFATIDYSEDPPLFFAGEFVTFESLQLGGLREFEGWPLPR; encoded by the coding sequence ATGACCGGACGCACCGCCAACTGCCCGAACTGCGGCGCGCCGGTCCTCTTCATCTGGTCCGGCGCCGTGCAGACCACGTGCGCCTACTGTCAGTCGGTGCTCGTGCGCCACGACGTGGACCTGATGCGCGTCGGCACGGTCGGCGACGTGCCGCCCGACGCGTCGCCCATCCAGCGCGGCGCCACGGGCCGCTGGCGCAACCGCGGCTTCACGGTCGTCGGCCGCATCGTCTACGAGCACGCGCGCGGCGCCTGGAGCGAGTGGCACCTGCGCTTCGACGACGGCAAGGGCGGCTGGCTCTCCGACGCGCAGCTGGAGTGGGCGGTGACGGAGCTCGTCGAGCCGACGCCCGCGCTGCCGCGCGATCCGCTGGGGCAGGGGCGGGGGATCATGCGCGGCATGACGCTGCAGCACGGCGGCGAGATGTACACCGTCACGTCGGTGACGCGCGCGCGCTACCGCGGCGTCGAGGGGGAGCTCCCCTTCGTCTACTGGGACAAGGCCGAGGTGCCGTTCGCGGACCTGCGCACGCCGTCGGCGCGCTTCGCGACCATCGACTACAGCGAGGACCCGCCGCTCTTCTTCGCCGGCGAGTTCGTGACCTTCGAGAGCCTGCAGCTGGGCGGGCTGCGCGAGTTCGAGGGATGGCCGCTCCCGCGCTGA
- the gnd gene encoding phosphogluconate dehydrogenase (NAD(+)-dependent, decarboxylating) — protein sequence MRIGMVGLGRMGANMAARLARGGHQVVAFDRSPDAVRAAVTAAGANVEGAGALEELVSKLGAGPRVAWVMVPAGDPTEQTVAALGALLDSGDVVVDGGNSNYQESIRRAQALRARGVRFVDAGTSGGIWGLAEGYSLMVGGDDDAIAALRPALETLAPAADRGWGHVGPVGAGHFAKMIHNGIEYGMMQAMAEGFAILRHKETMGDAPHAFDLAQVAEIWRHGSVVRSWLLDLAARALHEDGRLSAIAPVVADSGEGRWTVAEAIALDVPAPVITHALIARLRSRDAEGFGDRMLAALRNQFGGHAVQKTSATGTTP from the coding sequence ATGCGGATCGGCATGGTGGGGCTGGGGCGCATGGGCGCCAACATGGCGGCGCGCCTGGCGCGCGGCGGGCACCAGGTGGTGGCGTTCGACCGGTCGCCGGACGCGGTGCGCGCGGCGGTCACCGCCGCGGGCGCGAACGTCGAGGGCGCGGGCGCGCTCGAGGAGCTCGTCTCCAAGCTCGGCGCGGGCCCGCGCGTGGCGTGGGTGATGGTCCCCGCCGGCGACCCCACCGAGCAGACGGTGGCCGCGCTCGGCGCCCTCCTCGACAGTGGCGACGTCGTCGTCGACGGCGGTAACTCCAACTACCAGGAGAGCATCCGCCGCGCGCAGGCGCTGCGCGCGCGCGGCGTGCGCTTCGTCGACGCGGGCACGAGCGGCGGCATCTGGGGGCTCGCCGAGGGCTACTCGCTGATGGTCGGCGGCGACGACGACGCGATCGCCGCGCTGCGCCCCGCGCTCGAGACGCTCGCGCCGGCCGCCGACCGCGGGTGGGGCCACGTCGGCCCGGTGGGGGCGGGCCACTTCGCGAAGATGATCCACAACGGGATCGAGTACGGCATGATGCAGGCGATGGCCGAGGGCTTCGCCATCCTGCGGCACAAGGAGACGATGGGCGACGCGCCGCACGCGTTCGACCTCGCGCAGGTGGCGGAGATCTGGCGCCACGGCAGCGTCGTGCGCAGCTGGCTGCTCGATCTCGCCGCGCGCGCGCTGCACGAGGACGGGCGGCTGTCCGCGATCGCGCCCGTCGTCGCCGACTCGGGCGAGGGACGGTGGACGGTCGCGGAGGCGATCGCGCTCGACGTGCCGGCGCCGGTCATCACGCACGCGCTCATCGCGCGCCTGCGCTCGCGCGACGCCGAGGGCTTCGGCGACCGGATGCTGGCGGCGCTGCGCAACCAGTTCGGCGGGCACGCGGTGCAGAAGACGTCAGCGACGGGAACGACGCCGTGA
- a CDS encoding S-adenosylmethionine decarboxylase family protein gives MTLPADVGGVEWVLEAFGCDAARLRDARALGALVDELVATLALRPVAPAQWHQFPGPAGITGLVLLAESHLAVHTFPEHASLCLNLFCCVPRAEWDWANGLARHVGATDVRVRRLERAYAGRPATVGA, from the coding sequence GTGACCCTGCCCGCCGACGTGGGCGGCGTGGAGTGGGTGCTCGAGGCGTTCGGGTGCGACGCGGCGCGCCTGCGCGACGCGCGCGCGCTCGGCGCGCTCGTGGACGAGCTGGTGGCGACGCTCGCGCTGCGTCCCGTGGCGCCGGCGCAGTGGCACCAGTTCCCGGGGCCCGCGGGGATCACGGGCCTCGTGCTGCTGGCCGAGTCGCACCTCGCCGTGCACACCTTTCCCGAGCACGCGTCGCTCTGCCTGAACCTGTTCTGCTGCGTGCCGCGCGCGGAGTGGGACTGGGCCAACGGCCTCGCGCGCCACGTCGGCGCGACCGACGTGCGCGTGCGGCGGCTGGAGCGGGCATACGCGGGGCGACCGGCGACCGTCGGCGCATGA